Proteins encoded by one window of Camelus bactrianus isolate YW-2024 breed Bactrian camel chromosome 9, ASM4877302v1, whole genome shotgun sequence:
- the MBTPS1 gene encoding membrane-bound transcription factor site-1 protease isoform X3 — protein sequence MTMKLVNIWLLLLVVLLCGKKHLGDRLEKKSFEKAPCPGCSHLTLKVEFSSTVVEYEYIVAFNGYFTAKARNSFISSALKSSEIDNWRIIPRNNPSSDYPSDFEVIQIREKQKAGLLTLEDHPNIKRVTPQRKVFRSLKYMESDPAVPCNETRWSQKWQSSRPLRRASLSLGSGFWHATGRHSSRRLLRAIPRQVAQTLQADVLWQMGYTGANVRVAVFDTGLSEKHPHFKNVKERTNWTNERTLDDAGLGHGTFVAGVIASMRECQGFAPDAELHIFRVFTNNQVSYTSWFLDAFNYAILKKIDVLNLSIGGPDFMDHPFVDKVWELTANNVIMVSAIGNDGPLYGTLNNPADQMDVIGVGGIDFEDNIARFSSRGMTTWELPGGYGRVKPDIVTYGAGVRGSGVKGGCRALSGTSVASPVVAGAVTLLVSTVQKRELVNPASMKQALIASARRLPGVNMFEQGHGKLDLLRAYQVLSSYKPQASLSPGYIDLTECPYMWPYCSQPIYYGGMPTIVNVTILNGMGVTGRIVDKPEWQPYLPQNGDNIEVAFSYSSVLWPWSGYLAISISVTKKAASWEGIAQGHVMVTVASPAEEESKSGTEQTSTVKLPIKVKIIPSPPRSKRVLWDQYHNLRYPPGYFPRDNLRMKNDPLDWNGDHIHTNFRDMYQHLRSMGYFVEVLGSPFTCFDASQYGTLLMVDSEEEYFPEEVAKLRRDVDNGLSLIVFSDWYNTSVMRKVKFYDENTRQWWMPDTGGANIPALNELLSVWNMGFSDGLYEGDFTLANHDMYYASGCSIAKFPEDGIVITQTFKDQGLEVLKQEVAMVENVPILGLYQIPAEGGGRIVLYGDSNCLDDSHRQKDCFWLLDALLQYTAYGVTPPSLSHSGDRQRPPSGAGSVPPERMEGNHLHRYSKVLEARLGGPEPRALPACPHLSWAKPQPLNETAPSNLWKHQKLLSIDLDKVVLPNFRSNRPQVRPLSPGESGAWDIPGGIMPGRYNQEVGQTIPVFAFLGAMVVLAFFVVQINKAKSRPKRRKPRVKRPQLVQQVHPPRTPSV from the exons ATCATTTGAAAAGGCCCCGTGCCCTGGCTGTTCCCACCTGACTTTGAAGGTGGAGTTCTCCTCAACGGTTGTGGAATATG AGTATATCGTGGCTTTCAATGGATACTTTACAGCCAAAGctagaaattcatttatttcaagtgCCCTGAAGAGCAGTGAAATAGACAACTGGAGAATTATACCTCGAAACAATCCATCCAGTGACTACCCCAGTGATTTTGAAGTGATTCAgataagagaaaaacagaaagcgGGGCTGCTGACACTTGAAGATCATCCAAACATCAAGCGGGTAACACCCCAGCGGAAGGTTTTTCGTTCCCTCAAGTACATGGAGT CTGACCCCGCTGTGCCCTGTAATGAGACCCGCTGGAGCCAGAAGTGGCAGTCATCCCGTCCCCTGCGCAGAGCCAGTCTCTCCCTGGGCTCTGGCTTCTGGCATGCCACCGGGAGGCACTCCAGTCGGCGGCTGCTGCGAGCCATCCCACGCCAGGTCGCGCAGACCCTGCAGGCGGACGTGCTTTGGCAGATGGGATACACAG GTGCTAACGTAAGGGTTGCTGTTTTTGACACTGGGCTAAGTGAGAAGCATCCCCACTTCAAAAACGTGAAGGAGAGAACCAACTGGACCAATGAGCGAACGCTGGATGATG CAGGACTGGGCCATGGCACATTTGTGGCAGGTGTGATAGCCAGCATGAGGGAGTGCCAGGGGTTCGCTCCCGATGCAGAGCTTCACATCTTCAGGGTCTTTACCAACAACCAG GTCTCCTACACGTCCTGGTTCCTGGATGCCTTCAACTATGCCATCCTCAAGAAGATCGACGTTCTGAACCTGAGCATTGGCGGCCCTGACTTCATGGACCACCCCTTCGTTGACAAG GTGTGGGAGTTAACGGCTAACAACGTCATCATGGTTTCTGCTATTGGCAACGATGGGCCTCTTTATGG CACTCTGAACAACCCTGCTGACCAGATGGATGTCATCGGAGTGGGCGGCATTGACTTCGAGGACAACATCGCCCGCTTCTCCTCTCGGGGCATGACAACCTGG GAGCTGCCGGGGGGCTATGGCCGTGTGAAGCCTGATATTGTCACCTATGGCGCTGGCGTCAGGGGCTCTGGCGTGAAAGGCGGGTGCCGGGCCCTCTCAGGGACCAGCGTGGCTTCTCCAGTGGTGGCTGGCGCTGTCACCTTGCTGGTGAG CACAGTCCAGAAACGTGAACTGGTGAATCCGGCCAGTATGAAGCAGGCCCTGATTGCGTCAGCCCGGAGGCTTCCCGGTGTCAATATGTTTGAGCAAGGCCACGGCAAGCTGGATCTCCTCCGAGCCTATCAGGTCCTCAGCAGCTACAAACCACAGGCCAG TTTGAGCCCTGGCTACATTGATCTGACCGAGTGCCCCTACATGTGGCCCTACTGCTCCCAGCCCATCTACTACGGAGGAATGCCCACCATCGTCAATGTCACCATCCTCAATGGCATGGGGGTCACGGGAAGGATCGTGGACAAG CCGGAGTGGCAGCCCTATTTACCACAGAATGGAGACAACATCGAAGTTGCTTTCTCTTACTCCTCAGTGCTGTGGCCTTGGTCAGGCTACCTGGCCATTTCCATCTCTGTCACCAAGAAAGCCGCTTCCTGGGAGGGCATCGCACAGGGGCATGTCATGGTCACCGTGGCCTCCCCAGCAGAGGAGGAG TCCAAAAGTGGTACAGAACAGACTTCCACAGTGAAGCTCCCAATTAAGGTGAAGATAATCCCTTCTCCTCCTCGAAGCAAGAGGGTTCTCTGGGACCAGTACCACAACCTGCGCTACCCGCCTGGCTACTTCCCCAGGGACAACCTCCGGATGAAGAACGACCCTCTGGACTG GAATGGCGACCACATCCACACCAACTTCAGGGACATGTATCAGCACTTGAGAAGCATGGGCTACTTCGTTGAAGTCCTTGGCTCCCCCTTCACCTGCTTTGACGCCAGTCAGTATG GAACTCTGCTTATGGTGGACAGTGAGGAGGAGTacttccctgaggaggtggccAAACTGCGGAGGGATGTGGATAATGGCCTTTCCCTCATCGTCTTCAGTGACTGGTACAACACATCCGTGATGAGGAAAGTCAAGTTTTATGATGAAAACACGAG gcagtggtggatgccgGACACCGGAGGAGCCAACATTCCGGCTCTGAACGAGCTGCTGTCAGTCTGGAACATGGGGTTCAGTGATGGCCTGTATGAGGGGGATTTCACCTTGGCCAACCACGACA TGTACTACGCGTCAGGGTGCAGCATTGCGAAGTTTCCAGAAGATGGCATAGTGATAACACAGACGTTTAAAGACCAAG GATTGGAGGTTTTGAAGCAGGAAGTGGCAATGGTTGAAAACGTCCCCATTTTGGGACTGTATCAGATTCCAGCTGAGGGTGGCGGCCGGATTGTGCTATATGGAGACTCCAATTGCTTGGATGACAGTCACCGGCAGAAGG ACTGCTTCTGGCTGCTGGACGCGCTCCTTCAGTACACGGCGTATGGGGTGACGCCCCCCAGTCTCAGCCACTCAGGGGATCGGCAGCGCCCCCCCAGCGGAGCAGGCTCGGTGCCTCCGGAGAGGATGGAAG GGAACCACCTGCACCGGTACTCCAAGGTCCTTGAGGCCCGGCTGGGAGGTCCTGAGCCACGGGCACTGCCAGCCTGTCCGCACCTGTCGTGGGCCAAGCCACAGCCTTTAAATGAGACGGCTCCCAG TAATCTTTGGAAACATCAGAAGTTACTCTCCATCGACCTGGACAAAGTGGTGTTACCCAACTTTCGATCGAATCGCCCTCAAGTGAGACCCTTGTCTCCCGGAGAGAGTGGTGCCTGGGACATTCCCGGAG GGATCATGCCTGGCCGCTACAACCAGGAGGTGGGCCAGACCATCCCTGTTTTTGCCTTCCTGGGAGCCATGGTGGTCCTGGCCTTCTTTGTGGTGCAGATCAACAAGGCCAAGAGCAGGCCGAAGCGGAGGAAGCCCCGAGTGAAGCGCCCACAGCTTGTGCAGCAGGTTCACCCACCCAGGACCCCCTCGGTGTGA